The stretch of DNA GTGATCCCGAGGGAGCAGACGTGGTCGTCGCGGGTCAGCGCGATCAGCCATCCGTACCGGCGCGCCATGTCGATGACCTGGCAGTTCATGGAGAGCTTGCCGAAGTCACGCGCCGGCCGTTTGGCCCGCTCGGGGATCGCCTCGCCCGGCTTGAGCATCCGGATCGAGACCGGGAAGGTCTGCGGGCGGATGTAGGTCTGCAGAGCCTGGTCGGCGGTCTTCGCGTCCACCATCGGTGTCTCCTCATCCAGTGCGGGCTCGGGCGCCAGGGGCCGGGGCGGCCGTTCGGGGGCGGGTCGAGGCCGGCGCGTGCTCGCCAAGCTGGCGGATTTTCACGTCGAAGCGTACCCGTGGCGCTCGGCGGTGTCAAGCGGTCGATCGGCTCGCCCGGCCGATGCCCTCCGGAGGCTTTCTCCGAGCGGCGGCTTGCCGCCGCCACGATCCTTGAGGTCTCGGAGGGGGTGTTCCGACACCCCCTCCGATGAACTCACTCTCCGGGCGTGTACCGAAAGCGCCACGTCAGCGTGAACGCGGCCCACCAGGATCGCCTCTCCGTCCGCGGGTCGGTGTGGCGGGCGAGTCCCTCGGGGGGGCCCACCTCGAGGGTGAGGCTCTGGGGGCCGGGGCCGATGAGCGCCACGTTCGCTCCGTAATGGAAGCCGTCGCGCGACACCATGGGCTCGAGCACCCCCTCCTGCCGGCGCCCGGTCGGCTCGTGCACCAGCACGAACGGGATCCTGAGATAGGGGACGTCGTCGTCGGGGTCGAGCCCGTACGGGTTGCCCCGGACCGCCTCCACCTCGACCTGGAGATGGATGACGTGGGGTCCTTCGACGGCGGGTCGCGGGGGATCGAGCGAAACCGCCCACGGGAGGTAGCCGACGCGGACCCGGATCCCCGCCTGGACCGCGGGCTCGCCGACCGGAACGAGGCCCTGGCCCCGGGCCGGGACGGCCGGTAGCGCGGCCAGCACGAGCCAGACACCGAGGGCGGCCCAGCGGCAGCTCACGGCTTCTCTCCCTTCGACACCCGGGCCTCCGCGGGGATTATAATAGCGGCCACTGGGCAACGCCACTCGCCCGGCTTCTCATCGGAAAGGACAGGTCGATGATGACGGCACCTAGCGCGAGCTACAGCATGACGATGCGTCTCGAGATCCGGAACCGGCCCGGCATGCTCGGCAGGGTCACCTCCGCCATCGGCCGCGCCGGCGGCGACATCGGGGCGGTCGACCTCGTCCAGGTGGACGCCAGGACCATCGTCCGCGACATCACCTTCAACGCGCGCGACGACCGGCACGGCCAGGCCGTGGTCGACGCCGTCCGTCGCGTGGCCGGCGTGCGCGTCGTCAACGTCTCCGATCGCACCTTCCTGATGCACCTCGGGGGCAAGATCGAGGTACGCGGCAAGGTGCCGGTCAAGACGCGGGACGACCTGTCGATGGCCTACACACCCGGCGTCGCCCGCGTATGCCTGGCCATCCACGACGACCCCCAGAAGGCCTATGCCCTCACCATCAAGCACAACACCGTGGCCGTCGTCACCGACGGCACCGCAGTGCTCGGGCTCGGCGACATCGGACCCAAGGGCGCCATGCCGGTCATGGAGGGCAAGGCGCTCCTGTTCAAGGAGTTCGCCGGGGTGGACGCCTTCCCGCTGTGCCTCGCCACCAAGGACGTCGACGAGATCGTGGCCATCGTGCGGGCAGTCTCGCCGGTCTTCGGCGGGATCAACCTCGAAGACATCGCGGCGCCCCGCTGCTTCGAGATCGAAGAGCGGCTCCGGAAGGAGCTCGACATCCCGGTATTCCACGACGACCAGCACGGGACGGCCGTCGTCGTGCTGGCCTCGCTCCTCAACGCCCTGAAGGTCGTCAAGAAGAAGATGAGTGACGTCCGCGTCGTGTTCTCCGGTGCCGGCGCCTCCGGCATCGCCACCGCCAAGCTCCTGATGGCGGTGGGCTGCCGCTATGTCATCGGCTGCGATCGCGCCGGCGCGCTCTACCGGGGCCGGCGGGAGAACATGAACACCGTCAAGGCCTGGTTCGCCGAGCACACCAACCCCAAGCGCCTGCAGGGCAGCTTGGCCGACGCCCTGCGAGGGGCCGATGTCTTCATCGGGCTCTCGGGTCCCGGCGTGGTGAGCCCCAAGGACATCCGCCGGATGGCCCGGGATCCCGTGGTGTTCGCCATGGCCAACCCGGTCCCCGAGATCATGCCGGAGGAAGTGCACGGCGCCGTCCGCGTGATGGCGACGGGCCGGTCGGATTATCCGAACCAGATCAACAACGTGCTCTGCTTCCCCGGCTTCTTCCGCGGGCTTCTGGACATCCGCGCGCGGCTCGTCAACGACGAGATGAAGCTGGCCGCCGCGCATGCCATCGCCTCCTGCGTGGGCAAGGGCGAGCTGGGGCCCGAGTACATCATCCCGAGCGTGTTCAACAAGCAGGTCGCTCCCGCCGTCGCCCGCGAGGTGGCGCGCGCCGCCCACAAGACCGGGGTGGCTCGCCGCCGTCCCCGCGCCGACGCGTTCGTCTGGTCGTAAGTCCCGTGCCGTCTGCCGACACCCCTTCCTGGTCCGTGATCATTCCTGCGTACAACGAAGCGCGGCGCCTCCCCGCGTATCTGGAAGAGGTGGTCACGTACTTCGAGGGGCTGGATCGAACGTACGAGGTGCTCGTGGTCGACGACGGCAGCCGCGATGGCACGGCCGCCCACGTGCTGGAGGCGCAGGTCGGGCACCCCGCGGTCACCCTGCACCGGCTCGCCGTCAACCACGGCAAGGGGTTCGCGGTTCGCGCCGGGATGCTCGCCGCCCGCGGAGAGCTGCGGCTGATGGCCGATGCCGATGGGGCCACGCCCATCGCCGAGCTCAAGCGCCTGGAGGTCGCCATCCACGCGGGGGCCGACGTGGCGGTGGGCTCGCGCGCGCTCAGGGATCCTTCCGTCACTCGCCAG from Candidatus Methylomirabilota bacterium encodes:
- a CDS encoding iron transporter, which produces MSCRWAALGVWLVLAALPAVPARGQGLVPVGEPAVQAGIRVRVGYLPWAVSLDPPRPAVEGPHVIHLQVEVEAVRGNPYGLDPDDDVPYLRIPFVLVHEPTGRRQEGVLEPMVSRDGFHYGANVALIGPGPQSLTLEVGPPEGLARHTDPRTERRSWWAAFTLTWRFRYTPGE
- a CDS encoding DUF169 domain-containing protein — protein: MVDAKTADQALQTYIRPQTFPVSIRMLKPGEAIPERAKRPARDFGKLSMNCQVIDMARRYGWLIALTRDDHVCSLGIT
- a CDS encoding dolichyl-phosphate beta-glucosyltransferase produces the protein MIIPAYNEARRLPAYLEEVVTYFEGLDRTYEVLVVDDGSRDGTAAHVLEAQVGHPAVTLHRLAVNHGKGFAVRAGMLAARGELRLMADADGATPIAELKRLEVAIHAGADVAVGSRALRDPSVTRQVRLHRKLSGEVFNLLVRRLGLPDVADTQCGFKLFRAEAAVVLFGELETIGFGFDVELLLLARRRGYRVTEVAVNWADQPGSKVTIFRDGPRMIRQILAARRRLARRPKVSS
- a CDS encoding NAD-dependent malic enzyme, coding for MTMRLEIRNRPGMLGRVTSAIGRAGGDIGAVDLVQVDARTIVRDITFNARDDRHGQAVVDAVRRVAGVRVVNVSDRTFLMHLGGKIEVRGKVPVKTRDDLSMAYTPGVARVCLAIHDDPQKAYALTIKHNTVAVVTDGTAVLGLGDIGPKGAMPVMEGKALLFKEFAGVDAFPLCLATKDVDEIVAIVRAVSPVFGGINLEDIAAPRCFEIEERLRKELDIPVFHDDQHGTAVVVLASLLNALKVVKKKMSDVRVVFSGAGASGIATAKLLMAVGCRYVIGCDRAGALYRGRRENMNTVKAWFAEHTNPKRLQGSLADALRGADVFIGLSGPGVVSPKDIRRMARDPVVFAMANPVPEIMPEEVHGAVRVMATGRSDYPNQINNVLCFPGFFRGLLDIRARLVNDEMKLAAAHAIASCVGKGELGPEYIIPSVFNKQVAPAVAREVARAAHKTGVARRRPRADAFVWS